The Spiroplasma citri genome has a segment encoding these proteins:
- the rpsL gene encoding 30S ribosomal protein S12, producing the protein MPTINQLVRKPRKDKVWKTKAPALNRGLNSLQKKPTNVKAPQKRGVCTRVATMTPKKPNSALRKYARVRLTNGMEVTAYIPGEGHNLQEHSVVLIRGGRVKDLPGVRYHIIRGTLDTAGVNKRQQGRSLYGTKRPKATKA; encoded by the coding sequence ATGCCAACAATTAATCAATTAGTGCGTAAACCACGTAAAGATAAAGTGTGAAAAACAAAAGCTCCTGCTTTAAACAGAGGGCTAAACTCTTTACAAAAAAAACCTACTAATGTTAAGGCACCACAAAAAAGAGGTGTTTGTACAAGGGTTGCAACAATGACCCCAAAAAAACCGAACTCAGCATTACGAAAATATGCTCGTGTTCGTTTAACAAACGGAATGGAAGTAACAGCATATATTCCTGGTGAAGGACATAACTTACAAGAACATAGTGTTGTATTAATCCGTGGGGGAAGGGTTAAAGACTTACCAGGGGTTCGTTACCATATTATTCGTGGTACTTTAGATACTGCTGGGGTTAATAAACGCCAACAAGGAAGATCACTATACGGAACAAAAAGACCAAAAGCTACAAAAGCTTAA
- the rpsG gene encoding 30S ribosomal protein S7 gives MRKHQAEKRDVLPDPIYSSKLVTRAINKIMIDGKRGVAQTILYGAFDIVKEKTKTEPLEIFNKAIENITPHLELKVRRIGGANYQVPIEVNEERKVTLGLRWLINYARLRNEKSMIDRLANEIIDASNGIGGAVKKKDDTHKMAEANKAFAHYRW, from the coding sequence ATGCGTAAACACCAAGCAGAGAAAAGAGATGTTTTACCAGATCCAATTTATAGTTCAAAATTAGTAACGCGTGCAATTAATAAAATTATGATTGATGGAAAAAGAGGAGTTGCTCAAACAATTTTATATGGAGCATTTGATATTGTTAAAGAAAAAACAAAGACTGAACCGTTAGAAATTTTTAATAAAGCAATTGAAAATATTACTCCACATTTAGAATTAAAAGTTCGCCGAATCGGAGGAGCTAATTACCAAGTTCCAATCGAAGTAAATGAAGAGCGGAAAGTTACATTAGGATTAAGATGATTAATTAATTATGCAAGATTACGTAATGAAAAAAGTATGATTGATCGTTTAGCAAATGAAATTATTGATGCTTCAAATGGAATTGGGGGAGCAGTTAAGAAAAAAGATGATACTCATAAAATGGCGGAAGCTAATAAGGCTTTTGCTCATTATCGTTGATAA
- a CDS encoding DUF3137 domain-containing protein, with product MGVPNTKDIKEDYVINFYENNINYSFGTLTRREVIGWGKDEEIIYTRYPYLTLDVKEMPGLVATIKTMQIFLKIFKTRDNTTLESTEFKKMFSVNANDQILIRKLVIPKVIVNLIELAKEERKFPTMHFDDGYLTIVFDNYFVNSFDDPQGRLLGFYFIGTYQDILTNIIEVIQQDVEWLLTVLQWVLVYAFKQ from the coding sequence ATGGGAGTGCCCAATACGAAAGATATTAAAGAAGACTATGTCATTAATTTTTATGAAAATAATATTAATTACTCATTTGGAACATTAACACGGCGCGAAGTAATTGGTTGAGGGAAAGATGAAGAAATTATTTATACGCGATATCCATATTTAACACTTGATGTTAAAGAAATGCCAGGATTAGTTGCTACAATTAAAACAATGCAAATCTTCTTAAAAATTTTTAAAACAAGGGATAATACAACATTAGAGTCAACAGAATTTAAAAAGATGTTTTCTGTTAACGCAAATGACCAAATTTTAATACGAAAATTAGTAATTCCAAAAGTAATAGTTAATTTAATTGAATTAGCAAAAGAAGAAAGAAAATTTCCAACGATGCACTTTGATGATGGATATTTAACAATTGTTTTTGATAATTATTTTGTTAATAGTTTTGATGATCCCCAAGGACGATTACTTGGATTTTATTTTATTGGAACTTATCAAGACATTTTGACAAATATTATTGAGGTTATTCAACAAGATGTTGAATGATTATTGACTGTTTTGCAATGAGTTTTAGTGTATGCTTTTAAGCAGTAG
- the fusA gene encoding elongation factor G codes for MAREYSLENTRNIGIMAHIDAGKTTTTERILFHTGKIHKIGETHDGASQMDWMAQEQERGITITSAATTAFWKNMRLNIIDTPGHVDFTVEVERSLRVLDGAVAVLDGQSGVEPQTETVWRQATTYGVPRIVFVNKMDKIGADFLYSVKTIHDRLQANAHPVQIPIGAEDQFTGIIDIVERKAYHYDGAANEEAKEISIPDDLKDLVEEYRMKLIEAAVNFNEELMLKYLDGNDISIPEIKSAIRAATLTGDFFPVFCGSAFKNKGVKLMLDGVIDYLPSPLDIPSIKGVLEDGTEVERHADDSEPFSALAFKIMTDPFVGKLTFFRVYSGVLKKGSSVLNSTKDKTERIGRLLKMHANNREEIEAVYAGDIAAAVGLKLTTTGDTLCDEKNEVILESMVFPEPVINLALEPKTKADQEKMSLALQKLAEEDPTFRTWTDEETGQTIIAGMGELHLDILVDRMKREFKVETNVGAPQVSYRETFKDSAEVEGKYIKQSGGRGQYGHVWIKFEPNHDKGFEFVDAIVGGKIPKEFIGSVKKGLEESMQTGKLAGYPMIDIKSTLYDGSYHDVDSSQMAYEFAASLALKEAAKKCKPVILEPIMAVEVTVPEEYYGDVMGNLSSRRGQIEGNDQHGNAQVVKAKVPLSEMFGYATDLRSFTQGRGTYTMLFSHYQEAPKSITEEIIKKVGKSTD; via the coding sequence ATGGCAAGAGAATATTCTCTAGAAAATACGAGAAATATTGGAATTATGGCACATATTGATGCTGGAAAAACCACAACAACAGAACGCATCTTGTTCCATACTGGTAAAATTCATAAAATTGGTGAAACCCATGATGGAGCTAGTCAAATGGATTGAATGGCTCAAGAACAAGAACGTGGAATTACAATTACTTCTGCAGCAACAACGGCATTTTGAAAAAATATGCGTTTAAATATTATTGATACTCCAGGACACGTTGATTTTACTGTTGAAGTAGAAAGATCATTACGAGTATTAGATGGGGCAGTTGCTGTCCTTGATGGGCAATCAGGAGTTGAACCCCAAACAGAAACGGTTTGACGTCAAGCAACAACTTATGGTGTACCACGGATTGTCTTTGTTAATAAAATGGATAAAATTGGAGCTGACTTTTTATACTCAGTAAAAACAATTCATGACCGTTTACAAGCTAATGCCCATCCAGTTCAAATTCCAATTGGAGCTGAAGATCAGTTTACAGGAATTATTGATATCGTTGAACGAAAAGCTTATCATTATGATGGCGCAGCAAACGAAGAAGCAAAAGAAATTTCAATTCCAGATGATTTAAAAGACTTAGTTGAAGAATACCGTATGAAATTGATTGAAGCAGCGGTTAACTTTAATGAAGAGTTAATGTTAAAATACTTGGATGGGAATGATATTTCAATTCCAGAAATTAAAAGTGCAATTCGTGCTGCAACATTAACTGGTGATTTTTTCCCAGTCTTTTGTGGAAGTGCTTTTAAAAACAAAGGAGTTAAATTAATGCTGGATGGGGTAATTGATTATTTACCTTCACCACTTGATATTCCATCAATTAAAGGTGTTCTAGAAGATGGAACCGAAGTTGAACGTCATGCTGACGATAGTGAACCATTTTCAGCGTTAGCATTTAAAATTATGACAGACCCATTTGTTGGAAAATTAACATTCTTTCGTGTTTACTCAGGAGTGTTAAAAAAAGGAAGTTCTGTTTTAAATTCAACAAAAGATAAAACAGAGCGCATTGGTCGTTTGCTAAAAATGCATGCTAATAATCGTGAAGAAATTGAAGCAGTGTATGCTGGTGATATTGCAGCAGCAGTTGGTTTAAAATTAACAACAACGGGAGATACACTTTGTGATGAGAAAAACGAAGTCATCTTAGAATCAATGGTTTTTCCAGAACCAGTTATTAACTTAGCTTTAGAACCAAAAACAAAAGCTGACCAAGAAAAAATGAGTTTAGCATTACAAAAATTAGCAGAAGAAGATCCAACTTTCCGAACATGAACAGATGAAGAAACAGGACAGACAATTATTGCTGGAATGGGTGAGTTACACTTGGATATTTTAGTTGACCGAATGAAACGTGAATTTAAAGTGGAAACCAATGTTGGAGCACCGCAAGTCTCATATCGTGAAACATTTAAAGATAGTGCTGAAGTGGAAGGAAAATACATTAAACAATCAGGAGGGCGTGGACAATACGGACACGTATGAATCAAGTTTGAACCAAATCATGATAAAGGATTTGAGTTTGTTGATGCAATTGTTGGTGGAAAAATTCCAAAAGAATTCATTGGTTCAGTTAAAAAAGGATTAGAAGAATCAATGCAAACAGGAAAATTAGCAGGATATCCAATGATTGATATTAAATCAACGTTATATGATGGGTCATACCATGATGTCGATTCGTCACAAATGGCTTATGAGTTTGCTGCTAGTTTAGCATTAAAAGAAGCAGCTAAAAAATGTAAACCAGTTATTTTAGAACCAATTATGGCTGTTGAAGTTACTGTTCCAGAAGAATACTATGGTGATGTAATGGGAAACTTATCTTCACGTCGTGGTCAAATCGAAGGAAATGATCAACATGGAAATGCCCAAGTTGTAAAGGCAAAAGTTCCATTATCAGAAATGTTTGGATATGCAACTGACTTACGAAGTTTTACCCAAGGACGTGGAACTTATACAATGTTGTTTTCACATTACCAAGAAGCGCCAAAGTCAATTACTGAAGAAATTATTAAAAAAGTAGGAAAATCAACAGACTAA
- a CDS encoding LemA family protein, producing MGYNPTVNNAEVPATSSFWGKFFVYISFLLITPIFLFILSRNNLIRNKEKIEETASDIDVQLKRRVDMLTKLIDSTKQYMKYEKDTLSAVVELRSQANKNLNVKELDQINNAVTSQVGKINVLINVLLENYPDLKVITV from the coding sequence ATGGGATATAATCCAACAGTTAATAATGCAGAAGTTCCAGCAACAAGTAGTTTTTGAGGAAAATTCTTTGTATACATTTCATTTCTTTTAATTACCCCAATTTTCTTATTTATTTTATCAAGAAATAATTTAATTAGAAATAAAGAAAAAATTGAAGAAACAGCTTCTGATATTGATGTTCAATTAAAACGAAGAGTTGATATGTTAACAAAATTAATTGATAGCACAAAACAATATATGAAATATGAAAAAGATACTTTATCAGCAGTTGTAGAATTGCGTAGTCAAGCAAATAAAAACTTAAATGTTAAGGAATTAGATCAAATTAATAATGCTGTTACAAGCCAAGTAGGTAAAATTAATGTATTAATTAATGTATTATTAGAAAATTATCCAGATTTAAAAGTAATAACAGTGTAA
- the tuf gene encoding elongation factor Tu, translating to MAKQKFYRSLPHVNAGTIGHVDHGKTTLTAAITTVLAKKGFAEAQKYDNIDKAPEEKERGITINTSHVEYRTDKRHYAHVDCPGHADYVKNMITGAAQMDGAILVVAATDGPMPQTREHILLSRQVGVPKMVVFLNKCDMMDGDTEMMDLIEMEVRDLLSEYGFDGEKTPVIRGSALKALEGDAQWEEKIMELMDAIDKWIPEPERDTAKPFMMPVEDVFTITGRGTVATGRVERGIVKVNEEVEIVGLKSETKKVVATGLEMFRKLLDDAKAGDNVGVLLRGVDRSDVERGQVIAKPGSVKPHKEFKAQVYVLTKEEGGRHTPFFGNYRPQFYFRTTDVTGSIKLPSGVEMVMPGDNVEMTVELIAPVAIEEGTKFSIREGGRTIGAGTVVSISK from the coding sequence ATGGCAAAACAAAAATTTTATAGAAGTTTACCACACGTAAATGCTGGAACAATTGGCCACGTTGACCATGGTAAAACTACTTTAACAGCAGCTATTACAACTGTATTAGCTAAAAAAGGATTTGCAGAAGCCCAAAAATATGACAATATTGATAAAGCTCCTGAAGAAAAAGAACGTGGAATTACAATTAATACTTCACACGTTGAATATCGTACTGATAAAAGACACTATGCGCATGTGGACTGTCCAGGACATGCCGATTATGTTAAAAACATGATTACTGGTGCTGCGCAAATGGATGGTGCAATTTTAGTTGTTGCGGCAACAGATGGTCCAATGCCTCAAACAAGAGAGCATATCTTATTATCAAGACAAGTTGGTGTACCAAAAATGGTTGTTTTCTTAAACAAATGTGATATGATGGATGGCGATACTGAAATGATGGATTTAATCGAAATGGAAGTTAGAGATCTATTAAGTGAATATGGTTTTGATGGAGAAAAAACACCAGTTATTAGAGGTTCAGCCTTAAAAGCTCTTGAAGGTGATGCTCAATGAGAAGAAAAAATTATGGAATTAATGGATGCAATTGATAAATGAATTCCTGAACCAGAAAGAGATACTGCAAAACCATTTATGATGCCAGTTGAAGATGTTTTCACAATTACAGGTCGTGGAACAGTGGCAACAGGTCGTGTTGAACGTGGAATTGTTAAAGTTAATGAAGAAGTTGAAATTGTTGGCTTAAAAAGCGAAACTAAAAAAGTTGTTGCAACAGGTTTAGAAATGTTTAGAAAATTATTAGATGATGCTAAAGCTGGAGATAATGTTGGGGTTTTATTACGTGGAGTTGATCGTAGTGATGTTGAACGTGGACAAGTTATTGCTAAACCAGGTTCAGTTAAACCACATAAAGAATTTAAAGCACAAGTTTATGTTTTAACAAAAGAAGAAGGTGGGCGTCATACACCATTCTTCGGAAACTACCGCCCACAATTTTACTTCCGTACAACTGATGTTACAGGTTCGATTAAATTACCAAGTGGTGTTGAAATGGTTATGCCAGGGGATAATGTTGAGATGACAGTTGAATTAATTGCCCCAGTTGCAATTGAAGAAGGAACAAAATTCTCAATTCGTGAAGGTGGACGTACAATTGGTGCCGGAACAGTTGTTTCAATTAGTAAATAA
- a CDS encoding LemA family protein, protein MAAARRFYNSAVRDFNASLKTWPSNVAASSLKLSTFLYFEANVADRQDVKIDLGQ, encoded by the coding sequence ATTGCAGCTGCACGACGTTTTTATAATTCAGCAGTTCGTGACTTTAATGCTAGTTTAAAAACATGGCCATCAAATGTTGCGGCAAGTTCATTAAAATTAAGTACATTCTTATACTTTGAAGCTAATGTTGCTGACCGCCAAGATGTTAAAATAGATTTAGGCCAATAA